One region of Culex pipiens pallens isolate TS chromosome 2, TS_CPP_V2, whole genome shotgun sequence genomic DNA includes:
- the LOC120414657 gene encoding peroxisomal acyl-coenzyme A oxidase 3 isoform X1: protein MICRTRLITQFAGIRDHSSCANIKTCSAPNYDGGFAWRIRRSLCSVRSEEQRPERKMSEFNTISRPSQRPDLLNNTTHFPELPKSGPLTEYRRRATIDWRKVKLAFNDEASLELQQKVWNFFQNNPLFARPSQTLSLDESRRLATKRMYAIKEENIFGIDALLERPDFMGYFSHLLMAYDPSFSIKFSLGFGMFPSVIQALDVGRLSHLVEQNQRGEILGSFGLTEISHGTNAKGMRTTATYDVKSKEYILHTPDFEAAKCWIGNLGKTCTHMVCYAQLYTADGKHHGLNAFVVPIRDPKTLNAYPGVIVGDLGEKAGLQGLDNGFVMFRNYRISRDYLLARTGDVNEEGVFVSPYKDENKRFGASLGALSGGRVGICGIANMYLMKAISIAIRYSASRKQFGPDDKSEEWPVLEYQSQQYRLYPHLANAFTIKMFTLWFAKIYGEIFLKTLTGERVEHVGMEIHALSSAAKAICTWAARDGIQESREACGGHGFLKLSTLGDLRGDNDPNCTYEGENNVLIQQTSNWLLNVRFSGYENFKVASPLGSAQFLKDYANHNDFRASWKTPSEATDINVIMEALNWLVAYLLDTTAQKVANLKKQGKSSFTARNESQSFYARTLSMAYGERVIMFAAMKFLRNLEDGPEKVALTRLVSLFGANVVIKHVGVFYQGGYFAKTANALELLQQGVLDLLPLITVDSVALIDAIAPPDFVLNSPLGMSDGEVYKHMESAILQAPEALERPKWWREVVYRDYVKPKL from the exons ATGATTTGTAGAACAAGACTGATAACGCAATTCGCTGGCATACGTGACCACAGTTCCTGTGCCAATATCAAAACCTGCAGTGCCCCCAACTACGACGGAGGATTTGCGTGGCGGATACGACGATCTCTGTGTTCAGTTCGGTCCGAAGAACAGCGCCCGGAACGAAAGATGTCAGAGTTTAACACCATTAGCAG ACCCTCGCAGCGTCCCGATCTGCTCAACAATACCACCCACTTTCCAGAGCTGCCCAAAAGTGGACCACTCACCGAGTACAGACGCCGGGCGACCATCGATTGGCGCAAGGTGAAGCTGGCCTTCAACGATGAGGCATCGCTGGAGCTGCAGCAAAAGGTTTGGAACTTTTTCCAGAATAATCCTTTGTTTGCCCGTCCCAGCCAGACTCTTTCTTTAGACGAGAGTCGTCGATTGGCCACGAAGCGAATGTACGCGATCAAAGAGGAGAACATTTTCGGGATCGATGCACTGTTGGAACGGCCGGACTTTATGGGATACTTTAGCCACCTGTTGATGGCTTATGATCCgagcttttcaatcaaattttcgCTCGGGTTTGGAATGTTTCCGTCGGTGATTCAGGCGCTGGACGTGGGTCGGTTGAGCCATCTGGTTGAGCAGAATCAACGGGGTGAGATTTTGGGATCGTTCGGACTGACGGAGATCTCTCACGGTACGAATGCCAAGGGAATGCGAACAACGGCCACGTACGATGTTAAAAGCAAAGAGTACATCCTTCACACTCCCGATTTCGAAGCTGCCAAGTGTTGGATTGGGAATTTGGGTAAAACGTGCACTCACATGGTCTGTTATGCCCAGCTTTATACCGCCGATGGAAAGCACCATGGTTTGAACGCGTTCGTGGTGCCCATTCGAGATCCGAAAACTTTGAACGCATATCCAGGAGTGATCGTGGGTGATCTGGGTGAAAAGGCCGGTCTACAAGGGTTGGACAATGGGTTCGTGATGTTCCGCAACTATCGTATTAGTCGGGATTATCTGCTAGCGCGAACTGGGGACGTCAACGAGGAAGGTGTATTTGTCTCACCCTACAAAGATGAAAACAAACGTTTTGGAGCATCTTTGGGAGCTCTCTCTGGTGGACGGGTTGGCATCTGTGGCATCGCCAACATGTACCTGATGAAAGCCATTAGCATTGCCATCCGATACTCTGCGAGCCGTAAACAGTTTGGACCGGATGATAAGTCCGAAGAGTGGCCCGTTTTAGAGTACCAATCGCAACAGTACCGGTTGTATCCACATCTGGCCAACGCATTCACAATCAAAATGTTCACCTTGTGGTTCGCGAAGATTTACGGTGAAATTTTCCTGAAAACGTTGACCGGAGAACGGGTTGAACATGTGGGAATGGAAATCCATGCACTCTCGTCGGCTGCCAAAGCTATTTGTACGTGGGCGGCTCGCGACGGAATCCAAGAGAGTCGCGAAGCTTGCGGTGGGCATGGTTTCTTGAAACTCTCAACGCTTGGTGATTTGCGAGGCGATAATGATCCCAATTGCACTTATGAAGGAGAGAACAACGTACTCATCCAGCAGACTTCAAATTGGTTGCTGAACGTTAGGTTCTCTgggtatgaaaattttaaagttgcatCACCGTTGGGGTCAGCGCAGTTTTTGAAGGATTACGCCAATCACAACGACTTTAGAGCTTCTTGGAAGACGCCATCTGAGGCCACGGATATTAATG TAATAATGGAAGCACTCAACTGGCTTGTTGCATATCTACTAGATACTACTGCCCAAAAGGTAGCCAACCTGAAGAAGCAAGGCAAATCTTCATTCACTGCAAGAAATGAATCACAATCATTTTACGCCAGAACGTTGTCTATGGCATATGGCGAA CGCGTCATTATGTTTGCGGCCATGAAATTCTTGCGCAACCTCGAGGATGGCCCCGAAAAGGTTGCCCTCACGCGACTCGTCTCCCTATTCGGTGCTAACGTGGTTATCAAACATGTGGGAGTTTTCTACCAGGGAGGATACTTTGCCAAAACGGCAAACGCGCTCGAGCTGCTGCAACAGGGTGTGCTCGATTTACTACCGCTGATAACGGTTGATAGCGTCGCGTTGATCGACGCCATTGCACCGCCAGATTTTGTGCTGAATTCACCGCTCGGCATGAGTGACGGTGAGGTTTACAAGCATATGGAGTCGGCCATCCTGCAGGCACCGGAAGCACTCGAGCGACCCAAGTGGTGGCGCGAGGTTGTGTACAGGGATTACGTTAAGCCAAAGTTGTAA
- the LOC120414657 gene encoding peroxisomal acyl-coenzyme A oxidase 3 isoform X2, whose product MSEFNTISRPSQRPDLLNNTTHFPELPKSGPLTEYRRRATIDWRKVKLAFNDEASLELQQKVWNFFQNNPLFARPSQTLSLDESRRLATKRMYAIKEENIFGIDALLERPDFMGYFSHLLMAYDPSFSIKFSLGFGMFPSVIQALDVGRLSHLVEQNQRGEILGSFGLTEISHGTNAKGMRTTATYDVKSKEYILHTPDFEAAKCWIGNLGKTCTHMVCYAQLYTADGKHHGLNAFVVPIRDPKTLNAYPGVIVGDLGEKAGLQGLDNGFVMFRNYRISRDYLLARTGDVNEEGVFVSPYKDENKRFGASLGALSGGRVGICGIANMYLMKAISIAIRYSASRKQFGPDDKSEEWPVLEYQSQQYRLYPHLANAFTIKMFTLWFAKIYGEIFLKTLTGERVEHVGMEIHALSSAAKAICTWAARDGIQESREACGGHGFLKLSTLGDLRGDNDPNCTYEGENNVLIQQTSNWLLNVRFSGYENFKVASPLGSAQFLKDYANHNDFRASWKTPSEATDINVIMEALNWLVAYLLDTTAQKVANLKKQGKSSFTARNESQSFYARTLSMAYGERVIMFAAMKFLRNLEDGPEKVALTRLVSLFGANVVIKHVGVFYQGGYFAKTANALELLQQGVLDLLPLITVDSVALIDAIAPPDFVLNSPLGMSDGEVYKHMESAILQAPEALERPKWWREVVYRDYVKPKL is encoded by the exons ATGTCAGAGTTTAACACCATTAGCAG ACCCTCGCAGCGTCCCGATCTGCTCAACAATACCACCCACTTTCCAGAGCTGCCCAAAAGTGGACCACTCACCGAGTACAGACGCCGGGCGACCATCGATTGGCGCAAGGTGAAGCTGGCCTTCAACGATGAGGCATCGCTGGAGCTGCAGCAAAAGGTTTGGAACTTTTTCCAGAATAATCCTTTGTTTGCCCGTCCCAGCCAGACTCTTTCTTTAGACGAGAGTCGTCGATTGGCCACGAAGCGAATGTACGCGATCAAAGAGGAGAACATTTTCGGGATCGATGCACTGTTGGAACGGCCGGACTTTATGGGATACTTTAGCCACCTGTTGATGGCTTATGATCCgagcttttcaatcaaattttcgCTCGGGTTTGGAATGTTTCCGTCGGTGATTCAGGCGCTGGACGTGGGTCGGTTGAGCCATCTGGTTGAGCAGAATCAACGGGGTGAGATTTTGGGATCGTTCGGACTGACGGAGATCTCTCACGGTACGAATGCCAAGGGAATGCGAACAACGGCCACGTACGATGTTAAAAGCAAAGAGTACATCCTTCACACTCCCGATTTCGAAGCTGCCAAGTGTTGGATTGGGAATTTGGGTAAAACGTGCACTCACATGGTCTGTTATGCCCAGCTTTATACCGCCGATGGAAAGCACCATGGTTTGAACGCGTTCGTGGTGCCCATTCGAGATCCGAAAACTTTGAACGCATATCCAGGAGTGATCGTGGGTGATCTGGGTGAAAAGGCCGGTCTACAAGGGTTGGACAATGGGTTCGTGATGTTCCGCAACTATCGTATTAGTCGGGATTATCTGCTAGCGCGAACTGGGGACGTCAACGAGGAAGGTGTATTTGTCTCACCCTACAAAGATGAAAACAAACGTTTTGGAGCATCTTTGGGAGCTCTCTCTGGTGGACGGGTTGGCATCTGTGGCATCGCCAACATGTACCTGATGAAAGCCATTAGCATTGCCATCCGATACTCTGCGAGCCGTAAACAGTTTGGACCGGATGATAAGTCCGAAGAGTGGCCCGTTTTAGAGTACCAATCGCAACAGTACCGGTTGTATCCACATCTGGCCAACGCATTCACAATCAAAATGTTCACCTTGTGGTTCGCGAAGATTTACGGTGAAATTTTCCTGAAAACGTTGACCGGAGAACGGGTTGAACATGTGGGAATGGAAATCCATGCACTCTCGTCGGCTGCCAAAGCTATTTGTACGTGGGCGGCTCGCGACGGAATCCAAGAGAGTCGCGAAGCTTGCGGTGGGCATGGTTTCTTGAAACTCTCAACGCTTGGTGATTTGCGAGGCGATAATGATCCCAATTGCACTTATGAAGGAGAGAACAACGTACTCATCCAGCAGACTTCAAATTGGTTGCTGAACGTTAGGTTCTCTgggtatgaaaattttaaagttgcatCACCGTTGGGGTCAGCGCAGTTTTTGAAGGATTACGCCAATCACAACGACTTTAGAGCTTCTTGGAAGACGCCATCTGAGGCCACGGATATTAATG TAATAATGGAAGCACTCAACTGGCTTGTTGCATATCTACTAGATACTACTGCCCAAAAGGTAGCCAACCTGAAGAAGCAAGGCAAATCTTCATTCACTGCAAGAAATGAATCACAATCATTTTACGCCAGAACGTTGTCTATGGCATATGGCGAA CGCGTCATTATGTTTGCGGCCATGAAATTCTTGCGCAACCTCGAGGATGGCCCCGAAAAGGTTGCCCTCACGCGACTCGTCTCCCTATTCGGTGCTAACGTGGTTATCAAACATGTGGGAGTTTTCTACCAGGGAGGATACTTTGCCAAAACGGCAAACGCGCTCGAGCTGCTGCAACAGGGTGTGCTCGATTTACTACCGCTGATAACGGTTGATAGCGTCGCGTTGATCGACGCCATTGCACCGCCAGATTTTGTGCTGAATTCACCGCTCGGCATGAGTGACGGTGAGGTTTACAAGCATATGGAGTCGGCCATCCTGCAGGCACCGGAAGCACTCGAGCGACCCAAGTGGTGGCGCGAGGTTGTGTACAGGGATTACGTTAAGCCAAAGTTGTAA